The genomic DNA TCCCGTTCCGCGGTTCCAGATGGGATGGAGGACAGATCCAGCGGCAGCATGATCGTCACGGCGCGGCTGCTCATGTTGGTTTCGATCGTCATTGGACGTCCAACAACATAGATGCTGCCGTTGCCGAGCACTTCCCGAACCACTTTCTCCTGCTTGGCTCGCGTTTCTACCTGCTTGCGTTCATCTTCTTTTTTAATCGGAACGACACGGAAATACAGGTCCTTAGTTAACCCCTTTAAAGATTCAGCAGATAAATGGATTTGGGCGTTTTCCGTATAGATATCCAAATCCAGGCCTGCGCTCACCAATTTTTCAATGGCATCTTTGGAAATGTTGACATCGATGGATGATACTTCGTCCTTCGCATCCGGAATGTACAAGCGAGCCGTCGTCGAGCCGTTCGCTTGAGCCATTTTCACCGTTTCCTCGGCCTGGCTCTGCGTGTAATTGACAGTGTCTTTTTTCGTTTTGTCCGGCAGCGTAGTCCGGGTAATGGTCGTCTTGGCTGCGTTTTCAAACTGCGATCCTTTGCCTACCTGGACATTAAGCGTAATCGTCTCGGTCTCAGGCTGTGGAGCCGGCGCTGGAGATGGGTTTGATCCTCCCGATCCTCCGCCGTTGCCACTTCCTTGCCCGTTACCCGGTGCAGGCGCTTCGGCCTTGACGATTAGCGTAAATTCTTTCGTTTCCGTGATGTCTCCCTTTGTAACGGTCGCCTTCAAGGTGATCGTCTGATCCCCTTGACCGCTGGTCGGACGGGTAACTTTCCCGGTAGCCGGATCGACGTAGCCTTCCGGTTCGCTGGTCCAAATGATCTCGGTTCCATGCTCTCCGTGCTTCGGAAGTTCAATATTGTTTGTTACATTATTTTTGCTTTCGCCTTCACGATAGACGATGTTCAGATCGGCTTTGTCCCGTTTCACGGCTTCCTCATCCGTCATCGGCTTCGCTTTAATAATCAGCGTAAATTCTTTCGTTTCCGTGACGTCTCCCTTTGTAACGGTCGCCTTCAAGGTAATGGTCTGATCCCCTTGACCGCTAGTCGGGCGGGTAACCTTTCCCGTAGCCGGATCGACGTAGCCTTCCGGTTCGCTGGCCCAAACGATATCGGTCCCATGCTCACCGTGCTTCGGAAGCTCGACGTCGTTTGCTACGTTACTTTCGTCCTCGCCTTCATGATAGCCGACTTCCAGAACAGTCTTGTCCAGGTTCACGGCTTTCTCATCCGTCATCGGCTGAGCTTTGACGACCACTGTGAAGGTTTTGGTATCCGTTTCATTTCCGCTTTTAATCACGGCGGTCAGCGTGACCGTTTGATCCCCTTCATCTTCGTTCGGTCTGTTCACGTTACCGGATGGATCGATCACGTCAGGATTACTGGATTTCCAAGTGATGTCGGAACCGTGTAAACCACCGATTGGCAGAATAACATCCTGGGTAACGCTCTCGCTCCAATCACCCTCCTGGTAGCCGACATCAACCAAGTCTTTGTCAAGCTGTACGATGGTCTTGTCGCTTGGTATATCCAGCTTGAAAGTATTGGATGTCAAGTCGTTAATCTCAGGGCCCTCCGATGTGAGGACTTTATCCGCCGATATCGTTACCGACGCATTCTCCAAGGCGGGGAGCTTCGCATCCAACGTTCCGGTAAAAGTAATTTCAAGCGTATGCTCGTTGATATATTTGCCATGAGCAACGATATCGTGCGGAAGATTGTTCACGACGATATGCTCCCATGCATCAGGAGTGAATTCCCCGTTCTCCAGTATAACCGTCAGTGTGGATGAACTTGGATCATCCGATATCAGTCCTGGACTGACGCTAATTGACGGAGGGGCATCCCGGAAAACGATGGCAAAGCTGTTCGAGACCACCGTTGTCGGGCCGACCGAATCAGCGGTATACCCAATTGGATCTTCCGAATGCTCTTTTGGAGACGTGACTTTACTGGACGGAATTGAAAGGTAAGCATCATAGATGCTATCGCCATTCGTATGGCTCGTAGCATTACCTGCGAGATGAAAGCTTAGCGTATCTCCGGATACACTAACTCCGCTTACACTGAGCCCGGATGGAAGACCATGGACTTCTACATCACTGTCGCTCACTTCACCATCAAATGTCCCATATTTCAATGTAGTCTGTATTTCATCGGTAATACTGCCATCATTGGTAATTGCTTCTTTAATGTCCTGCATCACGAAATAAGGATCAGGATCATTAAAGTTGATTTTGAACGTGTTGCTGACAAGTGGGTCACCGCTCCTGCCTATGAACATAGCAGCATTGATCTTGAGCGATGACATAACATCGTCAGCATTATCGTTGGGATCGGCTTTTCCTTCAAAGCTGACCGTAATATGCTGATCATCCACATAGGTTACCTTTGGTACCAAACCACCAGGAAGCGGTTCGACTTGAACGCCCCCGTTTACAATTTCTGGAGTAAAGCTGCCATTTTCAAGGGCAACATGCAGCACTTCATCGATTCTTCCCGTTTGGAAATTATCTTCATCCGTTTCATTTACTTCGGTTTCCTCAACGCGAATACGGGTCGGGTCCTTAAACTGAATGGCAAAGGATGGCGTGGATAAATCTATCGTAGCGCCATTAATGGCATTTTTATGAATGATTACGGAAACGTTGTTCGTTGATGATTTCTCGCTGTGGTTAACCGCATTTCCACTAAAAGATAACGTAATGCTCTTACCGTCGGCGCTGCGGTCAATCATAGGCACTAAACCGCTCGGCAGATTATTTATTTTCAGGTCATCGGCTGAGATATCGCCGATAAACGTTCCGCCAGAAATCGTAATCGTTTTTTGTCCGGCAATAGAACCATTATTTTCAGGCGACTCTTCCAAGACATCTGTATTCATACTTAGCTTCGGGTTAACATAGGCCGGAATCGTCACCATTTTCTCGGTAAAGACACCGCCCGGAGCTTCGATCCGCACCTTGGTCGTGATTTGCTTATCCGATACTAAATAAGTAAAAGCTTTTCCGTCATTTCCGGTCGTGATGTGATCCTCCACGATGCGTACGTCGGGATTATCGACCTTAATGGTCAGCGGAATGTTACCTGCCGGTGTGTCGTTGACGGCCAGCGTGGAGATGTCAAGCTTTACGCGACGATCGGTTTCAATCACAGGCGTAAACGATACGCTTTTCGGCGCTTCCAGATACGTCTGTGAATGAATATCGATTGGGCTATAGGTGTTGGCAAAGTACCACTTAGTAATGTTGTGCTCCTGCCATGCCGAACCGGTCGAAGCCGTAAACCCGACATACACATCATCCGACTGCAAAATGTTCGTCAAATCCATGCCGGTTTTGCGCAGCACATATCCTTGAGGCCGGTTATCGGTCGTGCTCATCCGCACTTCGATGGTCTTGTCCTCTCCGTTGTAGTCGATCCATGCATGCTGAGTAGCCGTATTTTGACGCATCCGGATGTCAGGCGTACTGTCCAGATTGCGGTAATCCCCGACGAAAGAGTTCGTGGCAGTCGCTTCTTTTTGGACTGTATGGTTCACGGCTCCGTTGATGTCGACCGCCGTGTGATTGGTATAAATGCTGTCCTTAGCATTCTCTCCGAGACCTAGGGGATCCCCGAGATTTCCGATGTCCGGACCGTTGCGGAACGTGTCGAACTCGACCCCGACGCTCTTGCCGATTCCGGCATATCCAAGGCCCGAGCCCAATCCTCCTGCACCATTCGAGGTGGTCTGAACGGTAAAGACCAGGCCATCCGCCCAAGTCCACTGCTTGCCGTTCACGAAGAGGCCACCCCCCGTGTTCATATTGAATTCGAAATACGTGCTGAAGGATTTATTATTGGATAAGGAAATCCGGTTATTGTTAAACACGGTTCCCCATTGATTTTGCGCGCTCGGCGTCAGTCTCAGCACCTTGTTCACGATCCCAGAGTTGCCGTTCAGCTTCAATCTTCCGTCCTGGTTGAATTGATCGTATTTAAACGTCAAAAAATTCTGTTGGTCCGTTTGCGCATAACCGACAGAAACGAACAAATGACTTGCCTGCAGGCATAGAAGAGTAATGACCAACAAGCAGGAAGTCAGTTTTTTCTTAAACATGTTTCGATCCCCTTTCAATATAAAAAAATTGTTCTGCGACATAATACCTATCCATTGTTGGAATATAACAGATGCCACTGAACCGATTCTGAACATTTTTTTACATAGTTCTACAAATTTAGACTTTTTTAGAGAGGGGAAATCGAATTTCAAGAAATAGCACTTCGTCTCGATAATGAAGCTAGCGACAACTTATTCCGCAACAAAAAAAAGAGGACGCCGCAGGCGCCCTCTTTTCACTTCCATCCCGTTTAGATTCCAACTCAGGAAATCGCAATATTCAATGTTTTGATCTCATATGGCGCCAAGGCGACCTCGATGTCCTGTCCGGCAAACGGCAGCACTGATGGATGCTCCTCCATCAGGTCGGTTTCCTCCGCTGTGCGAATCGTTCCAAGGTACGGATCAACCGACACCGCCGCTTTCGTCCGGATGCCTCCGAATTCATAGAGGCGTACGATCAGCGTTTGGCCGTCTTCAGCTTTTTTGACCGTATCGATCATGATGTTGCGGGCATCGACCTTGAGCATGCCAAGCACATCAGGGAGTCCGGCGCTGCCTGAAACGGCAGCAGACATCAGAGGCGCATTCAGCTCACAAGCAGTCTGATGCGTTCCAGCTTCATACCATCCCCCGCTGTGCGGATACAGTGAATACGTGAATTCATGCAGCCCTTGATCCGCATTTCCGTCAGGGTACACGGCTGATTTGATTAAGCTCAATCGGATGACATGGTTGCGGATGTCATGTCCGTATTTGCAGTCGTTCAGCAGGCTGACACCGTATCCGCCTTCGGACAGGTCGACCCAGCGCTGGGCCACGGATTCAAACCGGGCATAATCCCAGCTCGTATTCCAGTGCGTCGGTCGCTCCACATTGCCGAACTGAATCTCATAGGTCGCTTTCGTCGAACGAATCTCCACAGGGAATGCCGTTTTCAGCAGCTGCTGATGCTCGTTCCAGTCCACGCTCGTTTTGAAATCAATGCGCGGATGATCACGGTAAACGGTCAAATGCTGCTCGATGGTAGAGTTCTGGTAGCTGTAGACCAGCTTCAGCACGCCCCGCAGCGGACCGGCTTCAAGTACTGTCAGCTCCTGCAGATTGTCCACGACCGTCATTTTATCCTGGTAGTAAATATCGATATCCCAGGCATCATGAGCCATAGGCTTATCCTCAAATACCTGAAGCATGTTTGCCGGCTGATCCGGCTTCAGTACTTCACGTCCGGCCTGCTTGTCAAAAAGTGAGACGATCTGACCGGATGCATTCAGACGGATGCTGTAATACGGCGTCTCCAGATGATCCGTCTTGATGCTCCATGATTCCGAAGCATGGCCTCCACTAGCAGGTGCATCCACTGAGCTGCCATCCTTTTCGCTACGCCCGTAAATCGTAATATATCCATAGGCAGGGACATCCTGAACTGCTACCAGTACTTTGCCCGCTTGTAGTGCGGATTTCTCCGCTGCAGGCTGAATATTCAGCTTCACGCCGTCTGCGGTATACCAGCTGAATGCTGCTGCATCATCCAGCTTAACTTCAGCCAGGAAGGAACGCGTCCAGCCAAGCGAATTAAATATGCGCACAGGCAGTCCTTTTTCCGCTCCATCTTCAGCTTTATCGTCCTTATGCCCATTCAGACCGGCAAGCCCATTCTCAATTGCCGCAAGCGCGAGCTTTTCCGATTCCTCATATTCGATCTTGCTGTCCTCATATACTTCATGGATGGAAGAGCCCGGAATAATATCATGGAACTGGTTACGCAAAACGATCTCCCAGCTCTCCGCCAGCTGTGCGGACGGATAGGCATGCTCCGGATTTAAAGCGAGCGCGAAGGTATTCAAATATTCCGCATTATGCAGCAAAAGCTCCATCCGCCGGTTCATCCGCTTGTTGTAAGCCTGGGAAGTATAGGTCCCGCGATGGTATTCAAGGTAGAGCTCGCCGTCCCATAAATGGAGCAACGGCTGATCCTTGACCTGTTCTTCCAGTTGGACGAAGAAATCCTCCGCTCCACCCGCCTTAACCTGAGGTGCCCCTGGCATATCCTCATAACGCCGTACAGCCTCAAGCATATCGCGGGTCGGTCCGCCGCCCCCGTCACCCCAGCCGTAGGCCAACAGCAGGTTGTCATTGATATCCTTTTGACGGTAATTGTTCCACAAGCCCTGAACCGAAGCGCCGGTGACATTGCCGTTGTACGTATAGAACCAGCTGCCGTCATTATCCGGCGTCGTAATGTAATGCGTCAGAATTTCCGTTCCGTCAATCCCTCTCCAGGTAAAGGTATCATAAGGGAAGCGGTTGTATTGGCTCCAGCTGATCTTGGTCGTCATGAAATAATCGATACCGCTCTTTTTCAGGATCTGCGGAAGCGCCCAGCTGTAACCGAACACGTCAGGCAGCCACAGCACACGGTTATCCACGCCGAATTCATCCTTGAAAAAGCGTTTGCCTGTCAGAAGCTGGCGGACCAGCGATTCGCCGGAAGGAATGTTGCAATCCGACTCCAGCCACATCGCCCCGGTTGCCTCCCAGTTACCGCTCTGAACACGGTCCTTGATTTTATCATACAGCATTGGGAAGTCCTTCTTCAGATAGGCATAGAGCTGCGGCTGCGATTGAAGGAATACATATTCCGGGAACCGCTCCATCAACTGCAGAACCGTTGAAAATGACCGTCCTGATTTCTCGCGCGTATGCTGCAAACGCCACAGCCAAGCCACATCGATATGGCAGTGTCCTACCGCTGTAACCTGCGGGCGGGGTCCGCGTGGAATCGCTTCAAGCCGTTCCCGCAGCATCTGACGGGCCACCACGGCGGATGCGTAGAATGCCTCGGAGCCAGGCTGACTCCAATCCAGGCAGCGGAACGCTTCTTCCAAAGCTGAGGTCAACTCATGTCTTTCCAGTTGGCGTTCATCCAGCTGCTTCACGGTTTGCAGCATATGCAGCGATGTATAATACAAGTCATCCACATCTGCATCCAGAACCGCCATGCTCAGCGAGTCGATACGATGATCGAACGGCGAGCGTCCATCGGGTGCTGTCAATCCGCTCCAGGCGTAAATAGCCAGCTCGGCGCGGCCTGCATCTACCGCATCTGCCGGGAAAAACAGCTCGGCATGATTCCGATCCAATGCTTGTAGTGGCTCCCCATTCAAGTAGACCTGGGCTTCGTAGCCGCTGCAGTTGCCCCCGCCCGTTTCCCCAAGCTTAATCAAACCAATCACATCAAGGCCCTTCCAGCCTTGGGGGAATTCTACTTTTGTCATAAACCAGGCGTACTTGTCTCTTCCGCCCCAATGATCGCCAACGCGGACCACAGGACCTGAAGCAGCCTGCTGCCATGCTTCCTCTAGACTTTTTACATCGGGCACCATATGAATGGCATCTAAAGTCCGGCCTTCTCTATATCTGAGTCCGGCCAGCTCCCGGATACGGTTTTCCAATTTCTGCAGAACGAATCTCATAACTGTTCATCTGCTCCCTTCTCCGTACTTCTGTTTTAATATATATAATATATCATTTATGTCTAATATAAAATAATTGATTTTACTCATCAATAAAAAAAGTAAAGACCGGTTCCCCCCTCGGGAAAACCGGTTCTCATTATTCATTGTTTTACTGCTCAAGAAGGTATAGGGCCCGTCGTTTGATTTATCACCAATTCGGGCTGTAAAATGATTTTGCTGTATTTCGGCGTGCTGTCAGGATGTTCAAGCATGCTCAGCAGCCTGCTCGCTGCCTCAAAGCCCATTTGCTCCTCATTCTGATCGATATACGTAAATACGCTGAATTCCTCCATCATCGGGCTGGGATTATCAAAGGTGATGATGGACACATCCTCCGGTACTCTAAGACCCGTCTTTCGGGCTACGGACCAAATATGCACTCCAAGCCTGCAGTTCAAAGCGATATAGGCGGTCGCCATTTTGCTTTTAATAAAACGGTGCAGCGCGTAATCTTCCTTATAAGGCGCATCCTGAATACTGAAATCGGTCAGTATAAGCGCCGGATTGATCAGAGCTCCC from Paenibacillus sp. J23TS9 includes the following:
- a CDS encoding alpha-mannosidase encodes the protein MRFVLQKLENRIRELAGLRYREGRTLDAIHMVPDVKSLEEAWQQAASGPVVRVGDHWGGRDKYAWFMTKVEFPQGWKGLDVIGLIKLGETGGGNCSGYEAQVYLNGEPLQALDRNHAELFFPADAVDAGRAELAIYAWSGLTAPDGRSPFDHRIDSLSMAVLDADVDDLYYTSLHMLQTVKQLDERQLERHELTSALEEAFRCLDWSQPGSEAFYASAVVARQMLRERLEAIPRGPRPQVTAVGHCHIDVAWLWRLQHTREKSGRSFSTVLQLMERFPEYVFLQSQPQLYAYLKKDFPMLYDKIKDRVQSGNWEATGAMWLESDCNIPSGESLVRQLLTGKRFFKDEFGVDNRVLWLPDVFGYSWALPQILKKSGIDYFMTTKISWSQYNRFPYDTFTWRGIDGTEILTHYITTPDNDGSWFYTYNGNVTGASVQGLWNNYRQKDINDNLLLAYGWGDGGGGPTRDMLEAVRRYEDMPGAPQVKAGGAEDFFVQLEEQVKDQPLLHLWDGELYLEYHRGTYTSQAYNKRMNRRMELLLHNAEYLNTFALALNPEHAYPSAQLAESWEIVLRNQFHDIIPGSSIHEVYEDSKIEYEESEKLALAAIENGLAGLNGHKDDKAEDGAEKGLPVRIFNSLGWTRSFLAEVKLDDAAAFSWYTADGVKLNIQPAAEKSALQAGKVLVAVQDVPAYGYITIYGRSEKDGSSVDAPASGGHASESWSIKTDHLETPYYSIRLNASGQIVSLFDKQAGREVLKPDQPANMLQVFEDKPMAHDAWDIDIYYQDKMTVVDNLQELTVLEAGPLRGVLKLVYSYQNSTIEQHLTVYRDHPRIDFKTSVDWNEHQQLLKTAFPVEIRSTKATYEIQFGNVERPTHWNTSWDYARFESVAQRWVDLSEGGYGVSLLNDCKYGHDIRNHVIRLSLIKSAVYPDGNADQGLHEFTYSLYPHSGGWYEAGTHQTACELNAPLMSAAVSGSAGLPDVLGMLKVDARNIMIDTVKKAEDGQTLIVRLYEFGGIRTKAAVSVDPYLGTIRTAEETDLMEEHPSVLPFAGQDIEVALAPYEIKTLNIAIS
- a CDS encoding immunoglobulin-like domain-containing protein produces the protein MFKKKLTSCLLVITLLCLQASHLFVSVGYAQTDQQNFLTFKYDQFNQDGRLKLNGNSGIVNKVLRLTPSAQNQWGTVFNNNRISLSNNKSFSTYFEFNMNTGGGLFVNGKQWTWADGLVFTVQTTSNGAGGLGSGLGYAGIGKSVGVEFDTFRNGPDIGNLGDPLGLGENAKDSIYTNHTAVDINGAVNHTVQKEATATNSFVGDYRNLDSTPDIRMRQNTATQHAWIDYNGEDKTIEVRMSTTDNRPQGYVLRKTGMDLTNILQSDDVYVGFTASTGSAWQEHNITKWYFANTYSPIDIHSQTYLEAPKSVSFTPVIETDRRVKLDISTLAVNDTPAGNIPLTIKVDNPDVRIVEDHITTGNDGKAFTYLVSDKQITTKVRIEAPGGVFTEKMVTIPAYVNPKLSMNTDVLEESPENNGSIAGQKTITISGGTFIGDISADDLKINNLPSGLVPMIDRSADGKSITLSFSGNAVNHSEKSSTNNVSVIIHKNAINGATIDLSTPSFAIQFKDPTRIRVEETEVNETDEDNFQTGRIDEVLHVALENGSFTPEIVNGGVQVEPLPGGLVPKVTYVDDQHITVSFEGKADPNDNADDVMSSLKINAAMFIGRSGDPLVSNTFKINFNDPDPYFVMQDIKEAITNDGSITDEIQTTLKYGTFDGEVSDSDVEVHGLPSGLSVSGVSVSGDTLSFHLAGNATSHTNGDSIYDAYLSIPSSKVTSPKEHSEDPIGYTADSVGPTTVVSNSFAIVFRDAPPSISVSPGLISDDPSSSTLTVILENGEFTPDAWEHIVVNNLPHDIVAHGKYINEHTLEITFTGTLDAKLPALENASVTISADKVLTSEGPEINDLTSNTFKLDIPSDKTIVQLDKDLVDVGYQEGDWSESVTQDVILPIGGLHGSDITWKSSNPDVIDPSGNVNRPNEDEGDQTVTLTAVIKSGNETDTKTFTVVVKAQPMTDEKAVNLDKTVLEVGYHEGEDESNVANDVELPKHGEHGTDIVWASEPEGYVDPATGKVTRPTSGQGDQTITLKATVTKGDVTETKEFTLIIKAKPMTDEEAVKRDKADLNIVYREGESKNNVTNNIELPKHGEHGTEIIWTSEPEGYVDPATGKVTRPTSGQGDQTITLKATVTKGDITETKEFTLIVKAEAPAPGNGQGSGNGGGSGGSNPSPAPAPQPETETITLNVQVGKGSQFENAAKTTITRTTLPDKTKKDTVNYTQSQAEETVKMAQANGSTTARLYIPDAKDEVSSIDVNISKDAIEKLVSAGLDLDIYTENAQIHLSAESLKGLTKDLYFRVVPIKKEDERKQVETRAKQEKVVREVLGNGSIYVVGRPMTIETNMSSRAVTIMLPLDLSSIPSGTAERERFMSNLAVFIEHSDGERVLVKPEIGTYDEDRMGLSFNITKFSTFTIVNIDNLAQYLKDHGQILGQAGNIGSGTSATDSEGNHRAYIKGYPDGTFKPEKSLTRAEMATMLTRVGTGKASILEPVNYPDMTATHWAKDAVLEMTKTGLMKGFPDGRFGPERSITRAEMAAIVTRWLGLEEGAETSTASDMKDIQGHWAEKDLKLVIQTGIMKGMPDSMFRPDKPLTRAEAVTVLNRILKRGPLEGVVVPTWKDAPSKHWAYRDIEEASQDHYFTRTSMGNEQIKLAPSAVVK